One region of Quercus lobata isolate SW786 chromosome 2, ValleyOak3.0 Primary Assembly, whole genome shotgun sequence genomic DNA includes:
- the LOC115976378 gene encoding nucleolin: MVKAMAEINHQEEEPTLYPKRKPDLSREDNPHKAQKLERPPPDTNNDSSLPLHKNHHLEPSPLDSSIPQQNDAKFESNLLAEVEDDDDDDDDEEEEEYEDEDEDDDEDSENGDEKAVVDRKGKGIMRADKGKGKLIEEENDDDEDDDDSDSDIGSDVSDGESDLSDDPLAEVDLDNILPSRTRRRTVQPGIHIANDHHNHNKNHDDGDSGA, encoded by the coding sequence ATGGTGAAAGCCATGGCTGAAATCAATCACCAAGAAGAAGAACCTACATTGTACCCGAAGCGCAAACCTGATCTCAGCCGCGAAGACAACCCGCACAAAGCTCAGAAACTCGAGCGTCCTCCTCCTGATACAAACAACGATTCCTCACTTCCTCTACACAAAAACCACCATCTAGAACCTTCTCCACTCGATTCCTCAATACCCCAACAAAACGACGCCAAATTCGAGTCCAATTTGCTCGCCGAAGTTGaagacgacgacgacgacgacgatgacgaggaggaggaggaatacgaagatgaagatgaagacgaCGATGAAGATAGTGAGAATGGTGATGAGAAAGCTGTGGTGGACAGAAAGGGAAAGGGGATTATGAGGGCTGACAAGGGCAAAGGGAAATTGATAGAAGAagagaatgatgatgatgaggacgACGATGACAGTGATAGCGATATCGGTAGCGATGTATCGGATGGTGAAAGCGATTTATCGGATGATCCATTAGCGGAGGTGGATTTGGATAACATTTTACCGTCGAGGACTCGGAGGCGGACAGTTCAGCCTGGGATTCACATTGCTAACGATCAtcacaatcacaacaaaaacCATGATGATGGTGATAGTGGTGCTTAA